One window from the genome of Desertifilum tharense IPPAS B-1220 encodes:
- the rlmN gene encoding 23S rRNA (adenine(2503)-C(2))-methyltransferase RlmN produces the protein MINTPIVSQTSPDVIPSCDTASALLGKSLSELTEWVQQCGQPAYRGRQLHQWIYQQGARQFSEISVFPKQWRETMRETNIGRSTIAYRAQAPDGTVKYLLRLADGQIIEAVGIPTDKRLTVCVSSQVGCPMGCDFCATGKGGFKRNLQTHEIVDQVLTVQEDFQRRVSHIVFMGMGEPLLNADRVLAAIRCLNQDVGISQRGITLSTVGIGGRIRDLAQHQLQITLAVSLHASNQALREQLIPSALRYPLTDLLAECREYVQLTKRRMTFEYILLAGLNDLPEHAEELADRLRGFQTHVNLIPYNPIGEADYQRPSRERIQEFVKILEAHRIAVSVRYSRGLEADAACGQLRANQRL, from the coding sequence ATGATTAATACGCCTATTGTTTCTCAAACTTCCCCAGATGTAATTCCCTCCTGCGATACAGCTTCGGCTTTGTTGGGGAAATCCTTAAGCGAGTTAACGGAGTGGGTGCAACAATGCGGCCAACCGGCTTATCGGGGACGCCAACTGCACCAATGGATTTACCAGCAAGGAGCGCGCCAGTTTAGCGAAATTTCGGTGTTCCCCAAGCAGTGGCGCGAAACCATGAGGGAGACGAATATCGGACGTTCTACCATTGCTTATCGCGCTCAAGCTCCCGATGGAACGGTGAAGTACCTTTTACGGCTAGCAGACGGTCAAATTATTGAGGCGGTGGGTATCCCCACAGATAAGCGTTTAACGGTATGTGTTTCTTCTCAGGTGGGTTGTCCGATGGGGTGCGATTTCTGCGCCACGGGGAAGGGAGGGTTTAAGCGAAATCTGCAAACCCATGAAATTGTCGATCAGGTGTTGACGGTTCAAGAAGATTTTCAGCGACGGGTAAGCCATATTGTGTTTATGGGGATGGGGGAACCGCTGTTGAATGCGGATCGGGTGTTGGCGGCGATTCGCTGTTTGAACCAAGATGTGGGGATTAGCCAGCGCGGGATAACGCTCTCGACGGTGGGAATTGGCGGACGAATTCGCGATTTAGCCCAGCATCAGTTACAAATTACGCTGGCGGTGAGCTTGCACGCTTCTAATCAAGCGCTTAGAGAACAGTTGATTCCTAGCGCGTTACGCTATCCCTTGACGGATTTACTGGCGGAATGTCGGGAGTATGTTCAACTCACGAAGCGGCGCATGACGTTTGAGTACATTTTGTTGGCGGGTTTAAATGATTTACCCGAACACGCTGAGGAGTTGGCAGATCGTTTGCGCGGGTTTCAAACTCATGTGAATTTGATTCCGTATAATCCCATTGGAGAAGCGGATTATCAGCGACCTAGCCGAGAGCGCATTCAGGAGTTTGTGAAGATTTTAGAAGCGCATCGAATTGCCGTTAGCGTGCGCTATTCGCGCGGGTTAGAAGCGGATGCAGCTTGCGGACAATTGCGGGCTAATCAACGTTTATAG
- the lgt gene encoding prolipoprotein diacylglyceryl transferase, whose product MILNPHFWHLAFQFASPGPILVEVGPIAIRWYGLLIATAVLVGVFLSQYLAQRRNVNPEFIGDLAIWLVVAAIPGARLYYVLFEWDNYVNNPAQIFAIWRGGIAIHGAIIAGAIATLIFARLQKVPFWQLADLVAPSLILGQAIGRWGNFFNSEAFGAPTDLPWKLYIPLARRPPDLANFEYFHPTFLYESLWNLAIFALLLLLFLRGLKGKPHLKLGTIFLLYLIGYSLGRFWIEGLRTDSLMLGPLRIAQLVSLGAIAIGLAGLGWLYLLRRPLPDVVSHRETDAGSTLQSSHSRSK is encoded by the coding sequence ATGATATTGAATCCTCATTTTTGGCATTTAGCCTTTCAGTTTGCCTCTCCCGGACCCATTTTGGTTGAAGTGGGGCCCATTGCAATCCGTTGGTATGGTTTGCTGATCGCAACAGCGGTGCTAGTTGGGGTATTTTTGTCCCAATACTTGGCCCAACGTCGCAATGTCAATCCTGAGTTCATTGGCGATTTAGCCATTTGGCTGGTGGTGGCTGCAATTCCTGGCGCTCGACTCTACTATGTTTTGTTTGAGTGGGATAATTATGTTAACAATCCCGCTCAGATTTTTGCGATTTGGCGCGGTGGGATTGCAATTCATGGGGCGATTATTGCAGGCGCGATCGCAACTTTAATCTTTGCCCGCTTACAAAAAGTCCCGTTCTGGCAACTGGCCGATCTGGTCGCGCCTTCGTTGATTTTAGGCCAAGCGATTGGACGGTGGGGCAACTTTTTCAACTCAGAAGCCTTTGGGGCCCCCACTGATTTACCCTGGAAACTCTATATTCCCCTAGCGCGGCGTCCCCCAGACTTGGCGAACTTCGAGTATTTTCATCCTACCTTTCTCTATGAGTCGCTGTGGAATCTGGCAATCTTTGCGCTGTTGCTGCTCTTGTTTCTGCGAGGGTTAAAGGGCAAACCGCACCTCAAACTCGGTACCATTTTTCTGCTTTACTTAATTGGCTATAGCCTGGGACGCTTCTGGATTGAAGGGTTGCGTACCGATAGTTTAATGTTAGGCCCCTTGCGGATTGCTCAATTGGTGAGCTTAGGCGCGATCGCGATCGGGTTAGCGGGGTTAGGGTGGTTATATCTGCTGCGTCGTCCCTTACCGGATGTTGTCTCCCATCGAGAGACAGATGCAGGTTCCACCTTGCAATCGAGTCATTCTCGGTCAAAATAA
- the cobM gene encoding precorrin-4 C(11)-methyltransferase: protein MGPNCESLGQDISPSSNPLQPAVYIVGAGPGDPDLLTVKAQKLLAQADTILYADSLVPRQILQGIRPDAERIRTGNLTLENILPLMIERVQQGRSVVRLHSGDPSLYSAIFEQMQALAAANIPFEIIPGISAFQLAAAKLNVELTVPDLVQTIILTRISGRASAVPDTEELASLAAHQASLCLYLSARHVATAQAKLMQHYPAETSVAICFRLGWPDEKIRIVPLTEMAQVTEAENLYRTTLYIISPALDPHLSSRSRLYHPEHTHLFRQG from the coding sequence ATGGGACCAAATTGCGAAAGCCTCGGACAAGATATCTCGCCTTCTTCAAACCCACTTCAGCCTGCGGTGTATATTGTGGGAGCAGGCCCCGGCGATCCTGACTTGCTGACGGTTAAAGCCCAGAAACTCTTAGCCCAAGCCGATACCATCTTATACGCCGACTCCCTCGTCCCCCGGCAAATCTTACAGGGAATTCGCCCCGATGCCGAACGAATTCGCACCGGAAATCTAACCTTAGAAAACATTCTCCCTCTGATGATCGAACGCGTCCAGCAAGGGCGTTCTGTCGTCCGCCTCCATTCTGGAGATCCCAGTCTCTATAGTGCTATTTTCGAGCAAATGCAAGCGCTGGCTGCCGCGAATATCCCATTTGAAATTATTCCAGGCATTAGTGCCTTTCAACTGGCTGCGGCTAAACTGAATGTTGAATTAACCGTTCCCGATCTCGTCCAGACGATCATCTTAACTCGGATTAGCGGTCGTGCCTCCGCCGTACCCGACACAGAAGAACTCGCCTCCCTTGCCGCCCATCAAGCCAGTTTATGCTTATATTTAAGCGCCCGTCATGTTGCTACGGCCCAAGCTAAATTGATGCAGCACTATCCGGCTGAAACCTCCGTAGCCATTTGTTTTCGTCTAGGATGGCCGGATGAAAAAATTCGGATTGTCCCTCTCACCGAAATGGCACAGGTGACAGAAGCGGAAAATTTATATCGCACCACGCTCTACATTATCAGTCCGGCTTTAGACCCTCATTTATCTTCTCGTTCTCGTCTTTATCATCCCGAACATACTCATCTGTTTCGCCAAGGCTAA
- a CDS encoding bifunctional ADP-dependent NAD(P)H-hydrate dehydratase/NAD(P)H-hydrate epimerase produces the protein MLVDPTPRYQHLHQIAVSATQMREIEDRLFDSGMPVAALMEKVALLIVRRLKEQILTQFAFKSGAKIGVLVGPGNNGGDALVVARELHFQGYDLCLYHPLNQFKELPQQHFNYARALGIAELESVEAFSECDLIIDGLFGFGLEREISGNLAQLVETLNDWEKPIVSIDIPSGIHTDTGEVLGTAIRATHTFCLGLWKLAFLQDAALAHIGKAELIDFDIPWADIEAVLGKHPRLHRVTAATVKANLPLPRPPVTHKYREGHLLVVCGSRKYAGGAILTGLGARGSGVGMLSIAVPESLKPMVVAQLPEALTIGCPETAEGAIAQLPKRVQLESYNAIALGPGLTPEVPSLVETLLDTETPLVIDADGLNILAQLNPIAALAKRRAISVLTPHAGEFKRLFPEIKGDRLSAVTTAAQQSNAIILLKGSRTAIAHPNGSVWVIPESTPALARGGSGDVLTGLLGGLLAQAQTRELPLENTLATAAWWHAQAGILAAQERTELGVDAYTLSQYLIPALCKL, from the coding sequence ATGCTCGTCGATCCCACCCCCCGATATCAACACCTTCACCAAATTGCTGTCAGCGCTACTCAAATGCGCGAAATCGAAGATCGACTCTTTGATTCCGGTATGCCTGTGGCCGCTTTAATGGAAAAAGTGGCGCTTTTAATTGTGCGTCGCTTAAAAGAACAGATATTGACTCAATTCGCATTCAAGTCTGGGGCAAAAATTGGAGTTTTGGTCGGGCCGGGAAATAATGGAGGCGATGCTTTAGTTGTTGCCAGAGAACTGCATTTTCAAGGATACGATCTCTGTTTATATCATCCGCTGAATCAATTTAAAGAATTACCTCAGCAACACTTTAACTATGCAAGGGCTTTAGGAATTGCTGAGTTGGAATCCGTTGAGGCTTTCTCAGAGTGCGATCTGATTATTGATGGCTTATTTGGTTTTGGTTTAGAACGAGAAATTTCAGGCAATTTAGCACAGTTAGTTGAGACGCTCAATGACTGGGAAAAACCCATCGTCAGTATTGATATTCCATCGGGAATTCATACCGATACAGGGGAAGTCTTAGGAACCGCCATTCGAGCCACTCATACCTTCTGTTTGGGTTTATGGAAACTGGCATTTCTTCAGGATGCTGCTTTAGCCCATATTGGCAAAGCCGAATTAATTGATTTTGATATCCCTTGGGCAGATATTGAGGCAGTTTTAGGCAAACATCCGCGCCTGCATCGAGTCACCGCCGCCACTGTTAAGGCAAATCTGCCGCTACCGCGTCCCCCCGTAACGCATAAGTATAGAGAGGGGCACTTATTAGTGGTTTGCGGTTCCAGGAAATATGCAGGCGGGGCAATTCTAACGGGTTTAGGGGCGCGGGGAAGCGGCGTGGGGATGCTCTCAATTGCAGTTCCCGAATCTCTTAAACCAATGGTTGTCGCTCAGTTACCGGAAGCCCTCACCATTGGCTGTCCCGAAACCGCAGAAGGGGCGATCGCGCAATTGCCAAAAAGGGTTCAGCTAGAATCTTATAATGCGATCGCTCTCGGTCCTGGTTTAACCCCAGAAGTCCCTTCCCTCGTCGAAACCCTGCTAGATACCGAGACTCCCCTCGTCATCGATGCCGATGGCTTAAATATTCTCGCCCAACTCAACCCAATAGCAGCCCTCGCCAAACGTCGCGCCATCAGCGTCTTAACGCCTCATGCCGGGGAGTTTAAGCGATTATTCCCCGAAATCAAAGGCGATCGCCTCAGTGCCGTCACCACCGCCGCCCAACAGAGCAACGCCATTATTTTACTCAAAGGCAGCCGAACGGCGATCGCCCATCCTAACGGCTCCGTGTGGGTGATTCCCGAAAGTACCCCCGCCCTCGCCAGAGGAGGAAGCGGCGACGTACTCACCGGACTCTTAGGCGGACTCTTAGCCCAAGCCCAAACCCGCGAACTCCCCTTAGAAAATACCTTAGCCACCGCTGCCTGGTGGCACGCCCAAGCCGGAATTCTAGCCGCTCAAGAGCGAACCGAACTCGGCGTTGATGCCTACACTCTCAGCCAATATCTGATTCCAGCCCTCTGTAAACTTTGA